One [Clostridium] saccharolyticum WM1 DNA segment encodes these proteins:
- a CDS encoding tryptophanase, which produces MAVKYIPEPFRIKMVERIKMLTQEERIEKIKEAKYNLFNLRGEDVYIDLLTDSGTNAMSDGQWAGVMRGDEAYAGSSSYFKLIDAGKDIFGYDYIQPVHQGRAGEKVLFPIFLSKGKFAISNMFFDTTRAHVELAGARAIDCVVEEAKNPSVRAPFKGNMDVVKLEKLINELGAENVGLVVMTITNNSAGGQPVSMANMREVSEICKKYHIPLNIDAARYAENAFFLKQRDEECKNMTIKEIVSKIFSYGDTFTMSAKKDTIVNIGGLIGVKDGNSPMILKIKANCISYEGFFTYGGLSGRDLEALAIGLYEGIDENFLRYRIGQMEYLAGKLDEAGIAYQSPVGGHGVFVDAAAFFPHIPYYEFPGQVLAVELYKEAGIRTCDIGSFMLGNDPDTGEQLHSQFEFTRFAIPRRVYTQAHIDIMADALIAIKQRASEIKRGYRITWEPPILRHFQASLEPIEY; this is translated from the coding sequence ATGGCTGTAAAGTATATTCCGGAACCGTTCAGAATTAAAATGGTAGAACGTATTAAAATGTTAACACAAGAAGAACGTATTGAAAAAATCAAAGAGGCTAAGTATAATTTGTTTAATCTTAGGGGAGAAGATGTCTATATTGACCTTCTAACCGACAGCGGAACCAATGCTATGAGCGATGGCCAATGGGCAGGCGTCATGAGGGGAGATGAAGCATACGCCGGTTCATCCAGTTACTTTAAATTAATTGATGCAGGTAAAGATATATTCGGTTATGATTATATACAGCCGGTTCATCAGGGCCGTGCCGGAGAAAAGGTGCTCTTTCCTATTTTCCTTTCCAAAGGCAAATTTGCTATTTCCAATATGTTTTTTGATACAACAAGAGCTCATGTAGAGCTGGCTGGGGCCAGAGCCATTGACTGTGTGGTAGAAGAAGCAAAAAATCCTTCGGTAAGAGCTCCTTTTAAAGGCAACATGGATGTTGTTAAATTAGAAAAACTAATCAATGAGCTGGGTGCTGAAAATGTCGGTCTTGTTGTGATGACCATTACAAACAACTCAGCAGGCGGCCAGCCTGTATCCATGGCAAACATGAGAGAGGTATCGGAGATTTGCAAAAAGTATCATATTCCTCTTAATATTGATGCTGCCAGATATGCGGAAAATGCTTTTTTCTTAAAGCAGCGGGATGAAGAATGCAAGAATATGACAATAAAAGAAATAGTCAGCAAAATCTTCAGCTATGGTGATACGTTTACCATGTCAGCAAAAAAGGATACCATTGTAAATATCGGTGGTCTGATCGGAGTCAAAGATGGTAATTCACCAATGATATTAAAGATAAAAGCCAATTGCATTTCCTACGAAGGATTTTTCACATATGGGGGACTATCCGGACGTGACCTTGAAGCGCTGGCAATTGGACTTTATGAGGGAATCGATGAAAACTTCTTAAGATACCGCATCGGCCAGATGGAATACCTGGCAGGTAAATTGGATGAGGCAGGAATTGCCTACCAGTCACCGGTTGGAGGACATGGAGTCTTTGTGGATGCAGCAGCATTTTTCCCGCATATCCCATATTATGAATTCCCTGGACAGGTGCTTGCCGTTGAGCTTTACAAAGAGGCCGGAATCCGTACCTGTGATATAGGTTCCTTTATGCTGGGGAACGATCCCGATACCGGCGAGCAGCTTCATTCCCAGTTTGAATTCACTCGCTTTGCAATTCCCCGCCGTGTTTATACACAGGCCCATATTGACATCATGGCAGATGCTTTAATTGCAATCAAGCAAAGAGCATCAGAAATCAAACGCGGATACCGCATTACCTGGGAGCCGCCGATTTTACGCCACTTCCAGGCATCTTTGGAACCCATCGAATATTAA
- a CDS encoding substrate-binding domain-containing protein, giving the protein MKMGRGSLLLLVLLCCGLAAGCTYVKAEAEPQVMARTGEKPLQIGLSIDSFVIERWIRDRDVFVSAAKELGAEVNVQNANGDVSEQIEQIKYFIKKQMDVIVVVAGDCEALSDVMKKAKDAGIKTMSYDRLVRNADCDMYISFDNREVGKLMAEGLVENIPEGGKIFMIQGPETDHNVAMVREGFESVIKGKNLEVVYQSNCQGWLAEHAFDYAKEALEKYPDVKGIMCGNDDLATQVFRALSEDRMAGRVCLVGQDGDLMACQRIVEGTQNMTAFKSVEEEARIAAEYAVKLGKGESLEGIEATIDDGTYDVPSLELKPVAVTGDNMDSVVIQGGFHLKEDVYLNVKQ; this is encoded by the coding sequence ATGAAAATGGGTCGAGGGAGTTTATTGCTGCTGGTGCTGCTTTGCTGCGGCCTGGCGGCAGGATGCACTTATGTCAAGGCAGAGGCAGAGCCTCAGGTCATGGCAAGGACAGGGGAAAAGCCTTTACAAATCGGGCTTAGCATTGATTCCTTTGTGATCGAGCGTTGGATCAGGGACAGGGATGTTTTTGTATCCGCGGCGAAGGAACTGGGAGCTGAGGTCAATGTACAAAATGCCAACGGGGATGTGAGCGAGCAGATCGAACAGATCAAGTACTTCATTAAAAAGCAGATGGATGTAATTGTAGTGGTAGCCGGAGACTGTGAGGCCTTATCCGATGTCATGAAAAAGGCAAAGGATGCGGGAATTAAAACCATGAGCTATGACCGGCTGGTCCGGAATGCGGACTGCGATATGTACATATCCTTTGACAACCGGGAGGTGGGAAAGCTGATGGCGGAAGGCCTGGTGGAGAACATACCGGAAGGAGGCAAAATTTTCATGATCCAGGGACCGGAAACGGATCATAATGTGGCAATGGTCCGGGAGGGCTTTGAATCGGTAATAAAGGGAAAAAACCTTGAGGTGGTCTATCAAAGCAACTGTCAGGGCTGGCTTGCAGAACATGCCTTTGATTATGCCAAGGAAGCCCTGGAAAAATACCCGGATGTAAAGGGGATCATGTGCGGAAATGATGATCTGGCGACCCAGGTGTTCCGGGCTTTGTCAGAGGACCGGATGGCAGGACGGGTTTGCCTGGTAGGCCAGGACGGAGATCTTATGGCCTGTCAGAGGATCGTGGAGGGAACCCAGAATATGACAGCCTTTAAATCCGTGGAGGAGGAGGCCAGAATCGCTGCGGAATACGCGGTGAAACTGGGAAAGGGGGAATCTTTGGAAGGTATTGAAGCCACCATTGATGACGGGACCTATGATGTGCCCAGCCTGGAGCTGAAGCCGGTGGCAGTTACGGGGGATAATATGGATTCTGTTGTCATTCAGGGAGGATTCCATTTAAAAGAGGATGTATACCTGAATGTGAAACAGTAA
- a CDS encoding response regulator transcription factor — protein sequence MFRILVADDEGIMLESISHIIKSNFGSDCEIACVKTGRAVIEQAGSFRPDIAFVDIQMPGLNGIQAIREVRKFNPSIVFIIITAYDKFSYAQEAVNLGVMEFIMKPVNKKKILDVCVKAMHQVEEARQRLSDDLRIREKLEIVIPMIESGFIYNVLQDDSELSKNGYLEMLDIKKPYGFMIILEFGDSIEGGTMTNAIGVSVRVNKHYSMVREIVKDYFDCVIGPAMGNRLVLFLSYEQEKVRYEERVEIITRTRNMIHKLESATDIKCRGGIGSVKTLEGIRDSYKEALKSLRESDSHVVHITDIPAVADYDGEYPLDLENQYLQRGAKADREGALSCAGEFFDWMLVHDGNVRSNIEIKILELVMRLERRAFEAGNVRYGFRYRENYLEELKEAVDGEALKRWFLNKTREVCDNISTSREREYENVVSRVKAYIDENYARDISLDDVSRMVDISPYYFSKLFKQEVGENFIEYVTRTRIKNARRLLGDSRYSIKEVCIMSGYSDPNYFSRIFKKYEGMTPSEYRER from the coding sequence ATGTTTCGCATACTGGTAGCTGATGATGAGGGGATTATGCTGGAATCCATCAGCCATATTATAAAGTCCAATTTCGGCAGTGACTGTGAGATCGCCTGTGTCAAAACGGGCAGGGCGGTGATTGAACAGGCCGGCTCCTTCCGGCCGGACATTGCATTTGTGGATATCCAGATGCCGGGATTAAATGGGATCCAGGCCATCAGGGAGGTGCGCAAATTCAATCCTTCCATTGTTTTCATCATCATTACGGCTTATGACAAATTTTCCTATGCCCAGGAGGCGGTAAACTTAGGGGTCATGGAATTTATTATGAAACCGGTCAATAAAAAGAAAATACTGGATGTATGCGTAAAGGCCATGCATCAGGTGGAGGAAGCCAGACAAAGGCTGAGTGATGATTTAAGGATCAGGGAAAAGCTTGAAATCGTCATCCCCATGATTGAAAGCGGATTTATTTACAATGTGCTTCAGGATGATTCAGAGCTTTCCAAGAACGGATACCTTGAGATGCTGGATATAAAAAAGCCGTATGGCTTCATGATTATCCTGGAATTCGGGGACAGCATCGAGGGGGGGACCATGACCAATGCCATAGGGGTCAGCGTCCGGGTTAACAAGCATTATTCCATGGTCAGGGAGATCGTAAAGGATTACTTTGACTGTGTCATAGGACCTGCCATGGGAAACAGGCTGGTGCTGTTCCTTTCCTATGAGCAGGAAAAGGTGAGGTATGAGGAACGGGTGGAAATCATTACAAGGACCCGGAATATGATCCATAAGCTGGAAAGTGCCACGGATATCAAATGCAGGGGCGGGATAGGCTCTGTAAAGACCCTGGAAGGGATCAGGGATTCCTATAAGGAGGCCTTAAAGTCCCTGAGGGAAAGTGACAGCCATGTGGTGCATATTACGGATATCCCGGCGGTGGCCGATTATGACGGGGAATATCCCCTGGACTTGGAAAACCAGTACCTGCAAAGGGGAGCAAAGGCAGACAGGGAAGGGGCACTGTCCTGTGCCGGTGAATTTTTTGACTGGATGCTGGTCCATGACGGGAATGTACGGTCCAATATTGAGATTAAGATACTGGAGCTTGTCATGAGGCTGGAGAGGCGGGCCTTTGAGGCGGGCAATGTCCGGTATGGTTTCCGCTACCGGGAGAATTATCTGGAGGAGTTAAAGGAGGCCGTTGATGGGGAGGCCTTAAAGCGGTGGTTTCTGAATAAGACCAGGGAGGTGTGCGATAACATCAGCACTTCCAGGGAAAGAGAGTATGAAAATGTGGTTTCCAGGGTCAAGGCCTACATCGATGAAAATTATGCCAGGGATATATCCCTTGATGATGTATCCAGGATGGTTGACATAAGTCCTTATTATTTCAGCAAATTGTTCAAGCAGGAGGTGGGAGAGAATTTCATTGAATATGTAACCAGAACAAGGATTAAAAATGCCAGGCGTCTACTAGGGGATTCCAGATACAGCATCAAGGAGGTATGTATCATGTCCGGCTATAGTGATCCCAATTATTTCAGCCGGATATTTAAAAAGTATGAGGGGATGACGCCAAGCGAATACAGGGAGAGGTAA
- a CDS encoding sensor histidine kinase, with protein sequence MKNKWKHLWEDLPIARKLFLEIAVTAAILFASNLFIYAQINQMVERMNSVYISNVNLNELSDVFSDVQNYMYKYLQVKNSESLTDYYRAEQDYRKMLEGLNVAVTDNQIQILEKNIRNMSDSYLAVTDETVQAKRGQNVEKYKSSYESALKLYQFINHDISVLNSRQFKNNSASYQTLQAALQYLEVISSVILMIVMVISLTVMMMMTKDIVTPLTNLAQTAKLVGQGNFHVKVPAVDTGDELGIVTGTFNQMVDSLDEYVNKIKESAEKEQEMKEREFLMENHLKEAQLKYLQSQINPHFLFNSLNAGVQLAMMEDAEKTSVFMEKMADFFRYNVKKGSRDATIREEVEAVENYVYILNVRFAGDIRYQSRIHEEAMEVPIPSMILQPLVENAVNHGIRNMEGNGEINLSVEDHGEDIEICIRDNGTGMEEEELERIRAGGQTAVAADSTGIGIHNVISRLELYYNNHHIFHIFSDGKDKGTTVILRIPKRGGDIHVSHTGS encoded by the coding sequence ATGAAAAATAAATGGAAACACTTATGGGAAGACCTGCCCATCGCCCGCAAGCTGTTTTTGGAAATTGCGGTGACAGCAGCCATTCTTTTTGCCAGCAATCTGTTTATTTACGCCCAGATCAACCAGATGGTGGAGCGTATGAATTCTGTATACATAAGCAACGTAAACTTAAATGAGCTGTCAGATGTTTTCTCCGATGTACAGAATTATATGTACAAATACTTACAGGTTAAAAATTCGGAGTCCCTGACTGATTATTACCGGGCGGAGCAGGATTACAGAAAGATGCTGGAAGGACTTAACGTTGCGGTGACTGATAACCAGATTCAGATCCTGGAAAAGAACATCCGCAATATGTCCGACAGTTATCTGGCGGTTACGGATGAGACCGTACAGGCCAAGCGGGGGCAGAATGTGGAGAAATACAAAAGCTCCTATGAATCTGCTTTAAAGCTATACCAATTCATCAACCATGATATTTCGGTCTTAAACAGCCGTCAGTTTAAGAATAATTCCGCAAGCTATCAAACCCTGCAGGCTGCCCTTCAGTATTTAGAGGTCATAAGCTCTGTGATCCTAATGATCGTTATGGTCATAAGCCTGACGGTCATGATGATGATGACAAAGGATATCGTGACCCCTCTCACCAACCTGGCTCAAACGGCTAAGCTGGTAGGACAGGGCAACTTCCATGTAAAGGTACCTGCCGTAGACACTGGAGATGAGCTGGGGATCGTGACCGGTACCTTCAATCAAATGGTGGACAGTCTGGACGAGTATGTGAATAAAATTAAAGAGAGCGCAGAAAAGGAACAGGAGATGAAGGAGCGGGAGTTTTTAATGGAAAACCATCTGAAAGAGGCTCAGCTGAAATACCTTCAGTCCCAGATCAATCCCCATTTTCTTTTTAATTCCCTGAATGCAGGAGTACAGCTGGCGATGATGGAGGATGCAGAGAAAACCTCGGTTTTCATGGAGAAGATGGCGGATTTTTTCCGCTATAATGTAAAAAAAGGTTCTAGGGATGCCACCATCCGGGAGGAAGTGGAGGCAGTAGAGAACTATGTTTATATATTAAATGTCCGCTTTGCAGGAGATATCCGTTATCAGTCCAGGATCCATGAAGAGGCGATGGAGGTCCCAATACCAAGCATGATTTTACAGCCATTGGTGGAGAATGCAGTAAACCATGGAATCCGGAACATGGAGGGAAACGGGGAGATAAACTTATCCGTGGAGGATCATGGAGAGGATATTGAAATCTGCATCAGAGACAACGGGACCGGAATGGAAGAGGAGGAGCTTGAACGGATTCGCGCGGGAGGGCAGACTGCAGTGGCGGCAGATTCTACCGGGATCGGCATCCATAACGTAATTTCCCGTCTGGAGCTTTATTATAATAATCACCATATTTTCCATATTTTCAGTGATGGGAAAGATAAAGGAACCACTGTAATCCTAAGGATACCAAAAAGAGGGGGAGATATACATGTTTCGCATACTGGTAGCTGA